GTCACCCCGAGCGAGGACGTCGAGCCCCGGCTCTTCCAGAGCGATGCGTCCGGCCGTCTCGTCCTTCCCTTCAAGAGCATGCGCGCGGTGAAGGACGTCGTCGTGATGGACATTGGGAAGTGACGACGCTCCCGGCGATCTAGTCACTGTCGTCGTCACCGTCCGAAACGAGGAGGCCCACCTCCCCCGCCTCCTCGACAACCTCCTCCTCCAGGAAGGCCCGTTCGAGGTCGTTCTCGTCGAGTCCGAGAGCCGGGACCGCACGCGCGCCATCGCCGACGAGTATGCGCGGCGGCACCCTGAGCGCCTGCGGGTCCTGTCGCACCCCGGCTCGCGCGGCATCGGGCGGAACGTCGGGGCCGCGCACGCCCGGGGGCCGTGGATCGCGTTCACGGACGGCGATTGCTTTCCCGACTCCCACTGGCTGAGCGCGCTGCGCGCGGCCGCGCCGACGGCCCCGGTGCTCGCGGGCCGGACGGTGACGGTGGGCAAGCCCCAGTACGGCAACCTCGAGCGCGTCGAGCTGTTCCAGAGCGGATTCGACGTCACGTACCCGACCGCCAACCTCGCCTACCGCCGGGAGCTGTTCGATCGGCTGGGCGGCTTCGACCCGCGCTTCATCACCGCCGAGGACATCGACCTCAACCTGCGGGCGGTGCGCGCCGGCGCGTCGATCCGCTACGTCCCCGGGGCGGTCGTCTACCACCACCTGCGCGCGACGCCGATCCGCTTCCTCTACCAGGCGTTCTGGAACGGCTACGGCCGCAAGCAGCTGACCGAGAAGCACGGCAGCCTCTGGGGCCGTTACCGGATCCGCCGCCTCCTCGCCGGTCAGCGCAGCGTCATCGCCTGGGCGCGGCTGGTCGGGGCCCTCGGCGGCTACTCGGCCCGCGTCGTGACGGGCCGCGGGCGCCGCCTCGGGCCGGGGACGCCGAGCGCGCCCTCGTTCGGGGCCTAACGCGACGCTCAGCGGCGGGCGATCCGCTCGTAGATCGCGCGGTGCTGGGCGGCGACCGTTGCCGGGGACATCCGCTCGGCGAACGTCGGGTCCGGGGCGATCGGTCCGCGCTCGACCGCCTCGGCGAGGGCCCGGTCGATCGCGAGCGGGGCCGACGGCTCGTAGAACACCACGTCGCGTGCCACGTCGGCGTAGATCTCGAGGTACGGCTGCGCGCGCGGCACGCAGGGCCGCGCCCCGCGCAGGTAGCCTTCGACGATCGGTCGCTGATAGGTGTCCCAGCGGGAGGTCGACAGGATCACCTTCGCTCGGTCGAAGAGCGCCAGCAGCTCCTCGCGCGGCAGGCCCCGATCGAAGAGATCCACGTGGGCAGCACGGGCGAGCGACTCGAAGCGCGGGTCCGGGTTCGGCGGACGGCGCGAGACGACCGCGAAGCGGGTCGAGGTCCGGCGGCCGGCCAGCGCCACGAGCTCGTCGAGCCCCTTGCGCTCCATCCAGGTGCCGACCCACAGGACGTCGATCGGGCGCGGACCCCGCGCGACCCGATCCGGCGGCCACATCGGGATCGGAATGACGTGGAAGCGGTCCCGGGCGTCCGGCGCGAGCCGAGCCCCCTCCTCCCGCTCCCAGGCGGTCGTGAAGATCGTGGCCTTCGCGACGCGGAAGGAGTGGCGCATCCGCTGCCGGGCGACCGCGCTCGTGAACGCGTCGTGGACCTGCGGCCGCAGATCGCGCGTGTCGTGGCTCGTCGTGACGTCGGGGTTGGCGAGCGCGTGGGTCGACCAGGTGTCGTGGAGGATCGAGCCGTCGTGGACGTCGTAGCGCCGTACCCACTGGCGCACCATCGGCAGGAGGAAGGCGCCGTGCCGGCGGCCTAGGTAGGTGTCCCGGTGGACGGCCGCGACCTCGAGTCCACTCGCGACGAGGGCGTCCCGAAGGCCGCTCGCATAGGTCCCGGCGGAGCTCCGCGACTCCCAGTCGCTGGCGAAGAGCGTGACCCTCATGCGTCCGGGCGGAACCGGGCCGCCTACAAGTCGGGTTCGCGGGCGGACGGGGCCCGGGGCTAGTTCGCCTTCAGCAGCTCGGCGACCTTGACGACCTCGCCGAGGACCTTCGTCACATCGACCGTCTGGTCGACGACCGCGACGAGGAGCGCCTTCTTGCCGCTGCCCACGATGAGCGTCTTCGAGTCGTTGCCCTCGATCACGATCCGCTCGGGCGGCGCCCGGTTGAGCTCGGTGTTCGCCGTCGCGGCCGCCCCGAGGATCGTCGCGCACATGATCGCGAAGGTCTCGGTGTACACGCCGGCGGGCACGTCGGCGTAGAGCACGAGCCCGTCGCGCGAGACGAGCGCGGTCGCGATCCCGCCGATGCGGCTCTTCAGGTCCTTGATGACGGACCCGACGTTCCCGGTGGCCATCATGCCGTGTGCCTCCTACACCTCTTCAATCCGGAATCGGCATTCCGGATGCCCGGTAGAGGCACACATCTCTTCGGTACACTTAACGCGCCCCCCCTTAAAACGTTCGTAGAACTCGCGGAGGATCCCCCGGAGCCGGTGGCACGTCGGGATGTCGCTGGGTCCGACCTCGATCGAGCCCCGGACGACGACCTCGGTGTCCGTGAAGGAGATCGCCTCGACCCATCCCCGTTCCTTCAGGATGTTGCCGGCCCGCTCGAAGAACTTCGGACGATCCTTGAGCGCCTCCGCGGCCATGTCGGTGCCGATCACCGACCCTTCCTTGAAGAACAGGCCGTGGCAGGCATGCGACATCACGCCCTCGTAGAGCTCCTTGATCTGGCGGAGCTCCACCTCGTCGATCTTGACGTATCGCATGGCCGGGCCCGTCAGCGCGGTGACTCGTATATAGGTTCGTCGCGGCGACCGAGCGCTAGGGCTGCGGGGCGCCGGGCGGCTCGGCCGGCGGCGACGGTGACCCGCCGCTCTGGAGCGCGCGCTCCAGCGCCTCCAGCTTAAGGATCCGCCCGTGCCCCACCTTCGGCCAGACGTCGAAGCGATCGAGCAGCAGCGCCGCGGCGCCGGCGCGAGCGGCCGCCCGAACGTCGCTCCAGAAGAGCCCGCCGACGAACGCGATGCGGGCGATCGGCACCTCGATCGACGAGGCAATCGCGCGGTACGCCGCCCGCTCGGGCAAGCCGGCCGGGCTGTCGCCGGGGAGCATCAGGGGCACGGTCCCGAGCGCCGCGCGCCCCAGGAGCCAGCGGGCGCTCTCTTCGGGCAGGCCGGTCACCGCGCCCACGGTGACCCCGGCCGCGTCGAGCCGGCGCAACGCGGGCTCGACGTCGGCGAAGCGCTCGGGCGCCCCCGCGGGATGCATCAGGCGGCGCACGACCGCGTCGGCCTCGTCCGCGGGCAAGGGGTGGCCGGCGAGGGCGAACAGCGCCGCCTTCAGGTGCGCCTCCAACGCCCCGGCATCGGCGGGCGTCTCGACGCCCGTCAGGCCCCGCCAGCGGCGCCGGTCCCACGCGCGCAGCGTCCGGCGCATCGCGGCGTGGACCCGTCGCTCGCCGAGCAGCGGACCCTGCGGACGCCACGCCCACTGCCAGGCCGACGGGGTGCGCAGCGGGACGAGGACGTCCTCGACGCCGAGGACGACGGCGTCGATGGCGTCGCGACCGTAGGGGAGCGACACGGTTCGCGGTCGCTAGGCGCGGCCGCTCTTCTGGAGCTCGAGGAGGTCCTCGGTCGAGACCTTCTCGCCCTTCTTCAGCCGGGCGAGGAAGTCCTCCTCCTTCGGGGGCTCGGCATCGGCCCAGCTGGGGGGCGCTCGCCCGCCGCGGGCGGCGTAGAGCATCTTCTCGATGTCCCGCACCTCCTCGATCGATGCGATGTGGGCGCGGTGGGCCTCGTCGGCGGTACCCTTCACCTCGAGGAGACGCGCCTGCACCTCGTCGGCCCGTCGGCGCAGCTCGTCGACCGACTCGTAGAGCTGCACCATCGCCTCGTGCTCGGCCTGCGCCTCCGAGGCGAAGCGGCCGACGGCGCTGTGGTGCTTCTCGGCCTCCTCGCGCGCCTCGGCGAGCGCCTGGAGCGTCCGCTCGATCTCGGGGTCCTGGCGGAGCTCGGCGTCCTGGTCCCGGATCGCGGCCTCGAGCCGCTTCATCTCCTCGATCAGCCGCTTCTCCTGGTCCGCCGTCAGCGCGGTC
This genomic interval from Thermoplasmata archaeon contains the following:
- a CDS encoding PRC-barrel domain-containing protein, whose product is MRRFLTELRGKTVMTNDGQILGAIDNFVVDTMTGGIAHVLVTPSEDVEPRLFQSDASGRLVLPFKSMRAVKDVVVMDIGK
- a CDS encoding glycosyltransferase, whose amino-acid sequence is MGSDDAPGDLVTVVVTVRNEEAHLPRLLDNLLLQEGPFEVVLVESESRDRTRAIADEYARRHPERLRVLSHPGSRGIGRNVGAAHARGPWIAFTDGDCFPDSHWLSALRAAAPTAPVLAGRTVTVGKPQYGNLERVELFQSGFDVTYPTANLAYRRELFDRLGGFDPRFITAEDIDLNLRAVRAGASIRYVPGAVVYHHLRATPIRFLYQAFWNGYGRKQLTEKHGSLWGRYRIRRLLAGQRSVIAWARLVGALGGYSARVVTGRGRRLGPGTPSAPSFGA
- a CDS encoding roadblock/LC7 domain-containing protein — its product is MMATGNVGSVIKDLKSRIGGIATALVSRDGLVLYADVPAGVYTETFAIMCATILGAAATANTELNRAPPERIVIEGNDSKTLIVGSGKKALLVAVVDQTVDVTKVLGEVVKVAELLKAN
- a CDS encoding V4R domain-containing protein: MRYVKIDEVELRQIKELYEGVMSHACHGLFFKEGSVIGTDMAAEALKDRPKFFERAGNILKERGWVEAISFTDTEVVVRGSIEVGPSDIPTCHRLRGILREFYERFKGGRVKCTEEMCASTGHPECRFRIEEV
- a CDS encoding HAD family hydrolase; translation: MSLPYGRDAIDAVVLGVEDVLVPLRTPSAWQWAWRPQGPLLGERRVHAAMRRTLRAWDRRRWRGLTGVETPADAGALEAHLKAALFALAGHPLPADEADAVVRRLMHPAGAPERFADVEPALRRLDAAGVTVGAVTGLPEESARWLLGRAALGTVPLMLPGDSPAGLPERAAYRAIASSIEVPIARIAFVGGLFWSDVRAAARAGAAALLLDRFDVWPKVGHGRILKLEALERALQSGGSPSPPAEPPGAPQP
- a CDS encoding phosphoserine phosphatase, coding for MTDATDELEKKRAESNQRADEHRARRDHLNAEARTTAEERARIVDELHAKSAEAQEHRRHRDQLNDQVREEKRLREEWNRKLQELSDRVQEQRRNRAPRPGAVPVWRLRKELKELEFRHMTTALTADQEKRLIEEMKRLEAAIRDQDAELRQDPEIERTLQALAEAREEAEKHHSAVGRFASEAQAEHEAMVQLYESVDELRRRADEVQARLLEVKGTADEAHRAHIASIEEVRDIEKMLYAARGGRAPPSWADAEPPKEEDFLARLKKGEKVSTEDLLELQKSGRA